The Natribaculum luteum genome contains the following window.
ACAAGACCAGCGACCCGAAGACGGTCGCGATACCGCCGTGGACCGCCCCGGAACCCACTGTCCCGCCAGCGAGGTATCCGGCGGTGAGGCCACCGAGTAACCCGATTCCTCCCCAGTACAGTAGCACGATCGAGGCCTCCGATCCGACGTAGACGAGGCCGCTGATGAACCCTAACGCGAGGCTCACGACGAATCCAGTTAGGATCGCTGTCCAGTTGATGTTCATGGTCGACTGGCACAATGCTGTCAACGGAA
Protein-coding sequences here:
- a CDS encoding DUF5518 domain-containing protein, yielding MNINWTAILTGFVVSLALGFISGLVYVGSEASIVLLYWGGIGLLGGLTAGYLAGGTVGSGAVHGGIATVFGSLVLLAITTLTALLFAGLVASFSVLVLGLLLLAFYAIPGALGGAIGSWAKHRRAAPEQTGTRA